The proteins below are encoded in one region of Kineococcus rhizosphaerae:
- a CDS encoding integrase core domain-containing protein: RSWAGELQRRCSPSSYSRCISPVLHRPVEPAQFRSRKFVHALARHGLVGSMGRVGAAGDNAAMESFFGLLQNNVLDRRQWSTREELRIAIVTWIERTYHRRRRQSGLGRLTPIEYETIMTTSVALTA; this comes from the coding sequence GAAGGTCCTGGGCTGGAGAACTCCAGCGGAGGTGTTCGCCGAGCAGCTACAGTCGCTGCATCAGTCCGGTGTTGCATCGACCGGTTGAACCCGCCCAATTTCGTTCCAGAAAATTCGTCCACGCCCTGGCTCGTCACGGCCTGGTCGGGTCGATGGGCCGTGTCGGTGCGGCCGGGGACAACGCGGCGATGGAGAGCTTCTTCGGTCTGTTGCAGAACAACGTCCTGGACCGCCGGCAGTGGTCAACCCGGGAGGAGCTGCGGATCGCGATCGTGACCTGGATCGAGCGGACCTATCACCGCCGCCGGCGGCAGAGCGGTCTAGGTCGGTTGACCCCCATCGAGTACGAGACCATCATGACCACGTCGGTCGCCCTGACCGCGTGA
- a CDS encoding acetylxylan esterase, translating to MAFVDQSLEWLRAYAPSREEPDDFDEFWSQTLAAARRWPARLEDTTHDAGLRSVKVYDVRFPGFGGQPIAGWLLVPREINEPAPAVVQYVGYGGGRGEPWINLVPSAAGYIHLIMDNRGQGGGGGHRAITPDLDEDGHGPGPSSPGLLTRGIQSPHRHYLRRLITDAARAVDAIRTHPLVDPDCVAVIGGSQGGGLALAVAGLVDGLRAVVADVPFLSHYRRASQITDTQPYAEIARYLSGNRGMEEQAFRTLSYVDAVNFSARASAPAWISVGLMDGTCPPSTVYAAYHHYSGTKDLKVYPYNGHEGGGSEGVARTLAALASTLRV from the coding sequence ATGGCCTTCGTCGACCAGTCATTGGAATGGCTACGAGCCTATGCTCCAAGTCGGGAGGAGCCAGACGACTTCGACGAATTCTGGTCTCAGACCCTGGCGGCCGCGCGGCGGTGGCCCGCGAGGTTGGAGGACACCACCCATGATGCCGGGCTGCGCAGCGTCAAGGTCTACGACGTACGCTTCCCCGGTTTCGGGGGCCAGCCCATCGCGGGCTGGCTCCTGGTGCCCAGGGAGATCAACGAGCCCGCCCCGGCAGTCGTGCAGTACGTCGGGTACGGAGGTGGACGAGGCGAGCCGTGGATCAACCTCGTCCCCTCCGCTGCCGGATACATTCACCTGATCATGGACAACCGTGGTCAAGGCGGGGGCGGTGGCCATCGGGCGATCACGCCTGACCTCGATGAAGACGGGCACGGCCCAGGACCGTCGAGTCCGGGACTCCTGACCCGCGGTATTCAATCGCCGCACCGGCACTACCTGCGCCGATTGATCACCGACGCGGCCCGAGCGGTCGACGCCATACGCACCCACCCTCTGGTCGACCCCGACTGCGTCGCGGTGATCGGGGGCAGCCAAGGGGGAGGCCTGGCCTTGGCTGTCGCCGGATTGGTGGATGGTTTGCGGGCAGTAGTCGCTGACGTCCCGTTCCTGTCCCACTACCGACGGGCTTCGCAGATTACCGACACGCAGCCCTACGCCGAGATCGCCCGCTACCTCTCCGGCAACCGCGGAATGGAAGAGCAAGCCTTCCGCACTCTGAGCTATGTAGATGCAGTAAACTTTTCCGCCCGTGCCAGTGCCCCAGCGTGGATCAGCGTAGGGTTAATGGATGGAACCTGCCCTCCCTCAACCGTTTATGCCGCCTACCACCACTATTCCGGCACCAAAGACCTCAAGGTGTACCCATACAATGGGCATGAAGGAGGCGGATCTGAGGGCGTAGCTCGGACTCTGGCTGCTCTCGCCTCCACCTTGCGCGTTTGA